The Schistocerca piceifrons isolate TAMUIC-IGC-003096 chromosome 5, iqSchPice1.1, whole genome shotgun sequence DNA segment GAACAGCCCGAAGAGATGCAAAACAGGCTGTAGCAGCAACCAAATCCTCACGTTATGATGATCTATATGCAAAATTTGACACATGTGAAGGAGAGCGGGACTTATATCGACTCACTAAAGCAAGACATTGCAATTCATATGATGTTCATCAGTTCTACGGAGTCAATGATGAGACCGGTAATCTGCTAGTTGACTGGAAGAAGGCCAAAGAACGATGGTGCAGCTACTTCAAGAAGATCTCAACAGAAGGGTTCCCCCCATCGACCAATACCCATTGGCCATGCTGTTGAAGGGCCCGTAAGAGAATTTGCAGTCGCAGAGGTAAAGACTGCTTTGAGCAAAATGAAGCCTGGGAAAGCCACTGGCCCAGATGTCCTTCCAGCAGTTATGGTGTTCCCATGATTGGAAGGTAGCCAAATGGACGGTTTgcaccttaatttgaagaaaaccgaGTACATGACATCAGACAGACATGAAATTGGAACCATCATGATTAATGGTGAAGATCTGACTCATGTAAGTTTAAATATCTTGGTTCCACGATCACCGTTGATGGCCGACCCACTGAAGAGGTCAACACCAGAACTCAGGCAGCCTGGATGAGGTGGCGAACAACAACAACCGGAGTCACTTGCAACCGCAGGAggaaagataatttaaaatcaaaactCTATCGCACTGTCATCCGACCAGTTGCCTTGTATAGTTGTGAGTGCTGGCTGactacagttgagacagaacgCCGCCTAAGCATAATGGAAACGAAGATGCTAAGGTGGACAGCGGGCCTCACTAAGTTACATCACGTTTCTAATGACAGCATTAGGGAACAGTTTGGTGTTGCACTGATCCAAGACAAGATGCATGAGAGTCGTCTTCAATGGTTTGGGGATGTTTTACAGGCCGGTGAAGACTCTATTGCCAAGGCGGGTTACACACTTGAAATCGTCGGCAGTAGAACCAAGGGACGACCTAAGCAACGTTGGGCTCATAcaattcataaagaccttaaatgcaTGAACATTCACCCAGATGCAGCCCATGATAGAGTGAAATGGAGACAACGGACCCATGTAGCGGACCCCACAGGCACGCGGGACAAacgctgaaggaaaagaagtagtACACTTTGAGCTAATGTAGCTGTGATGacatttgaataaaaataaaaaaaggactgTGTGATGTTCTGTACCATTTATTCTTTACTTTCTTGACTTTCTTTTTCAGAAGGTACTTCTAAAACTTATTTTATATATAGTGCCTATTTTGGAGGTGTGACTGTTTTACACTCATAAAGTTAGAAGTAGACTTGAGTCACAATCAAGGTTTTGAGTAAAAACTATGATGCTTGTTGTGCTTTAAAAGCTCATCTTCAAGTGCTTACCATAGTATTTTATTACTTGTACATGGCATTTCCCACTGGTCCTGCTACAGCAGTAAAGCTCAGTTTGGTGATGAAACAGTTCTGactaaaataaatatgtttattgGAAAAATCCCAAGGAAACACTTCAGTCGAAAATCCTAGTGTAATGTAAAAGCTGAAGTGTAGATCAGGGCCAGCAGCAGTAATGGCAGCATTCCTCTACTGTTTATTGGTTGGCAACATGTCAGTTTCACATACCCAATGGGATGATACCAATGAGAGGCGAGGAAATGAGCAATGAATTTCCAGGATTGAAGTAGATACAGTTCAGTTATTCAGTGTTGTCACAAATATTGGACTGTGGGTCTTTTTTTTCCCAAATATGTCCTGAATTTGGTTGAGACCTGATAGCAAAGCTCTTACAGCAATAGCGAAAAATTTGTGACAAACAAGGTTATAAATTTCATTGCTGTGCATGTGCAGTGGTAAAATTTATAATTTGGTTTGTCACAAATGTGCAGCTACTTTTATTTTCCAAATATGTCACAATTTCCAAGACTGCAATTAGGTTGGGACCCAAGAGCACTGTTTAAACTTATAATCTTTGTTGTCATGAATATGTGACACTCTTTCTATGTATGTCACACATTGCAAGGTTGTGGTGAGAttggaatgtgacagtttggttgtgacttggcaaagccaacaaatgtgaaagctAAAATATCTGGTTGTGATgacactgatctgtagcttagccagAGGCCTAGGTTAGGCTGGAATATGATGGTTTTACTTGCAAaagttaaatttaatattttattcatcCTCAGTAACCGCAGTTGTacatatcgaaataatcagcaattaggtgcataaaagaaatttactttcttaactggtttcgggcacttagtgcccttcttcagaaggttacacCTATCACAATACTTGCGAATGTCGTCAGaaagatgcatacagcaaaatgccatggtACTAAAAAAATACCGGAGCAATAAGTAATTAGTTATTATTGCTCTTGTTTTCTTTTACCGTGGCACTTTGCTGTATGCATTTTATTGTTGACACAAGTAAGGCAATAGGTATAACTTCCTGAAGGAGGACACCAAGTGCCTGAAactggttaagaaattaaatttcttttatgcaactggttgctgattactttgatataaaaattaaattaataatgtttgttGTAACATACATTGTTTCTTCCAAATATGTGAAGAATAACAAGTTTGCAGTTGGTTGGGAACAAAAAGCAAagctaaaattaaattaataatcttggttctaaaaatatttgcatatttctTCTGAATGTGTTAAGATTTTGAAGGCTGTGATTACTGATGTGAAAATGTGACTATATTCCTTTGAAACATGTAGTCTGTCAGCTGCTCTCTAATTGGGTGCCTAGACCCAGTAGCTGACAccctttttctttcccatcatacCTTACAGCGAGCACTGACAACACTGTTGCATGAAACAGGTAAGTAAGCCAGATCTAGACTTttacagaatgtaaataatttaggagtcaGGTAACAACTCAATAATAGAGGCATTGAGTCatcggaaaggggggagggggaggtgaacGAAGAAGACTGGGATCATCTAGACCACAAACCCTCGTCTACCCTATCCTCCATATCCTCATTCCCCCTAGCCTCAACACCTACTCTCCCATTCTCTTCACCTGGTCATCCTGCGTCCAATATGCCACCTTCCTGGATACTGACACCCACCTCTAATGTCTCAACACACACTTGTGTCCATATCAAGCTCACtatcaacagtacctgcattttggtaGCTGCCATACCTGACACACCAAAAAATCACCCCCATATAGTTGGGCCAGCCATGGACAATGCATTTGCAGTGATAAGAATTACGTTGCCCAATATGCTGCACTACCCCCTAAACCTAGTCTGCAGACATAATTTCTACACCATACCCTCACACACTCCTAACCCTCAGACCACCCTCAAAAATGAGCTGTGAAGGAGCACCCTCATCACAGCCCAATATCAGCATGGACAGAAACAATTCCAGGGCTAGGGCTTCAACTATCTACCATCTTGCCTGGAAATGAGGAACATCTTACTCACAATCTTTCTCACTCACTCCCAAAATTGTATTCCGCCTCCAAACCAATCTATGCAATATCCTGGTTCATCTTAATGCCACATTCACTTCCAGCCCCATGCCACATGGGTCTGTGGAAGATGCAAATGTAAGATGTGATCAATACACACACCCAGACACATTTACTCCAATCCCTCGCAGGCTTATTCTACCCCATCAGAGGATCTCTGCACAGCATTTATGTGGAAATGACCACCAACAAGCTGTTCGCCTAAATGAATTCATCACAAGTTTGTCCGGCAGTTGTGTGTCGACAGAAAAGCTCACCCATTTTCAATGGCAGCTGCTACAAGAAAGGCATTCTCACACAAAggttaattttataattttgaaaaagtatatTAGAAGGAAATTCGAGCAACTTGTTACTTCTTCCTACATGTCTGTTGTGAAATAGCCACGATGGTAAAATAAGGTAAATTAAAGCTTATACAGATGCTTACTGATGGTAATTCTTCCCAAGTATCATACACAAATGGAAGAGAAAATGGGAAATGATGCATGTTAGTAGCCTCTTTCACACAATAAAGTTGTGAATTACAGATGTATATCGGCAACAACACACCTGGTATGTGAGATATATTTCAAGTTTGTAATACCTAAAACTTGTCAGGTTGAGTTGTAGGGAGCCAATAGTGAGGCAagaggaaaatttaatttattagtgTAATTGCAGCACTATGGATCTGAAGAATCACTTTAACCTCTGAAAACTAATTTTATGTTAAATCTTTTTCACACAATAGTGGTTCTCACCAGCTGAATTTTCTGTATtatgcaattatttatttacacagtGACTGTATTGCTGATAATAGTTTTGATGTGTTGATGTAGAAATGCATTAGGTTAACATTTCTTCATTAAAGGGAATTGCAATAACATAACTTGTGGCAAAAGCAAGTTTATTTTGAAAGAAGAAATAAGACCATTGGGACATGCAGATCAGAACCACAGAATAACAACCTTGGAATATTAGCACAGTATGCCATAAAAAGTAACATTTCAAAATAAGAAGCAATAGAGAATTACAATCCAACTAAAGTTCTTTTGACATAATCATTTTGTGCAGCTATTTTTTACGGTAATATTACACTAGTACTGATGATGATTTTACTTTTACCTAACAATGAAATATTCTTCAATACATGTAGACTCATGTCCAAATTGAGCATAAAGAATGCTGATATACATATCTTAAAAGGTTTACcactgaaacaaaaaaattttgcagGTATCTGGAAGTAGATGCTACTGTGTTGGTAGCAAACCAGCTTCTCCTAAGCAACCAAGTGGAACTGGAAGTAAAGTACCACCAAGTATAACATCAGTAGACGTTCCTGGTTTAAGTGCAGCAGTTTACCAAGTACCTTCAGGAGGTATACACAAAACAATAATCACAGATTTAGTATGTTCAGGAAATGAAGCTTAAAAATTGAaaagtctctcttttttttttctaggaGTAGGACCTGGGGCATCCAAAGACGGCGAATATAAAAATCCTGAATATTACTCATACCACAATACCTCATATTTTGAAGCTGAAATTGAAATGTTGAAATACCGTATACCTCAACCGTCAAGCCTTTCAAAATAAATGTGACACAATAATTTAGCAAATACAAAGACAACTGAGATGAAAGAGAATTGCTAGTGTCAGTTAAGTGATTTATGCTTTAATAGCTGCATGCATTCTCTCCAGTTATTTCTAAAACAAAAACTAGGTGAATACAAAATGTCTTAAGCTGTGGAGTTGCTCATTGCTGAAGATGAATGAACTTCATCTTAGATAAAACAATGAGACTACAATTATTACATAGTTTTACCTGATATGTTGTATATAAAAATAATGGAGCTTAATTGTAATAAAGTTCTGAGCTaccatttctttttgttcttcaaattATTGGGCAATGTGCTTATCTGTCTACCTTTCAGTTCCTGCTAACTCTCatatatctttttctttctttttttacatgACATTTGTTTGTGTGATTTCTCCCATTAGGAATGCTTGCTAATTGAATCTTACACAATAGCCTAAGTATATATGTGggaatgaccaccaacaaactgtccattcacatgaatggacacaggcagacagtgttttttggtaatgaggatcaccctgtggctaaacatgccttggtgcacggccagcacatcttggcacactgttacaccgtccgggttatgtggatacttcccactgacaccaacctaccagaactccggagatgggaacttgcccttcaatatatactCTCTGGCCTCAACCttagctaatttcaagttgccgcccctcgttcATCATTTGTcactcaacatctttgcctctgtacttccgcctcaactgacatctctgcccaaactatttgcctttacatatgtctgtgtgtgtgtgtgtgtgtgtgtgtgtgtgtgtgtgtgtgtgtgtgtgcgcctgtccctttttccccctaaggtaagtctttccgctcccgggattggaatgactctcccttaaaacccacatcctttcgtctttccctttccttccctctttcctgatgaagcaaccgtgggttgcgaaagcttgatatttgtgtgtagAATAATGTTgttgtcgcagacaggcacaacaaactgACTGCTAAagaagtgagctttcggccaaaaggccttcttctaaagtgcgCGCgcacccatgcccccccccccccctccccacacacacacacacacacacacacacacacacacacacacacacacggttgcgTGTGAGTTGAGTTCACCTCTTTTTGTGAAAAAAGTCTATGTACTACTTTGCTAAGATAGGTCTACATTAAATTATTAGTACAGAGTTACCACACTGACAAAAACTGAAaccataattatatatatatatataaaaacaaagatgaggtgacttaccgaacaaaagcgctggcaggtcgatagacacacaaacaaacacaaacacacacacaaaattcaagctttcgcaacaaactgttgcctcatcaggaaagaggtaaggaggggaagacgaaaggaagtgggttttaaaggagagggtaaggagtcattccaatcccgggagcggaaagacttaccttagggggaaaaaaggacaggtatacactcgcacacacgcacatatccatccacacatacagacacaagcagacctttcgtcttcccctctccttacctctttcctgatgaggcaacagtttgttgcgaaagcttgaattttgtgtgtgtgtttgtgtttgtttgtgtgtctatcgacctgccagcgcttttgttcggtaagtcacctcatctttgtttttaatataatttttcccacgtggaatgtttccttccattatattatatatatatatatatatatatatatatatatatatatatatatatatatatatatatatactgttgctTTGGCACTTAGCCATAGAGATTTGAGTGTAAACTCAGGTTCTTCCTAAGTAGAAATTTTGCAAGTCACTCTCAAAATAGTAACAGTGGGAAAATACAACATTTCTTGGAAAATAATAATATCTGTTGGATGTAAATAGTATGAAAATGCCAGGTGTGCCTGGCAAAATCTGGTTGGAAAACATCCGATTTACTTAAATgcagttttgtgttaaatattcCATTCTTCTGATAGCAGCTGGATTGTGTTTCTTACTTTGCTTCTCACATAGTCCATCAGcaaataatttgtttattgttGTATATTGCACACTAGCGTATACATAGGCTTCGAGTGATACAACATATAACAATGGAagttttgtttcattattgtttaacTCCTTgtgataattttaaatattttgacaTTAGTTAGTAAAATGGAGGATAAACTTTCACTTTTACAAGTTTTATTGGGATAATGGTATTTTTATAACAAATGGGGATATTGAGTGGTAAGTAGTCACTTCTCTTCTATACCAAATAAAGTTCATTTTGTACTTTCAGTTCTTATAAacttaattatttattcaaacaataaaaattttcttgaaatgttCATTATAAAATTATGTTTAAACAGTAAAATCAAATGGCTGAAAAGAGGCCCTAAAAGTTTTCGTCAATTCGGTTTCTTCTTCCTTAGAAACTTTACAGTCTCTCCAATCTGCTCGATCCACCATATTCAGTACTGACTCACTGGCCAGAACATCTCTGGAACACCAAAACCAATGATTTAATACCGCATAGTGTGAATTTATTATATATGATTGAAAAATAATAAACTGAACAAGCAATAACAG contains these protein-coding regions:
- the LOC124798278 gene encoding uncharacterized protein LOC124798278, which encodes MKYFKMASSIIRLSFLSNVNRKVSGSRCYCVGSKPASPKQPSGTGSKVPPSITSVDVPGLSAAVYQVPSGGVGPGASKDGEYKNPEYYSYHNTSYFEAEIEMLKYRIPQPSSLSK